A stretch of DNA from Pseudorca crassidens isolate mPseCra1 chromosome X, mPseCra1.hap1, whole genome shotgun sequence:
TCTGTGCGTTTGACAGTGTTTATAATGACGAGTACTTACCACTAGAGTATCatacatgtattcatttttaaaccTTCTATTATGGACATTTTGAACATCCTCCAAAGTAGAGACACTAGTCTGATGAATCTACATGTACCCAGTGGGGCTGCCACAGTGATCATCGTGTGGCCAGTGTTTCATCTGCACACCCTAGCGAGCAATGCTGCTGGTTGCTGGTGAGCCCCATTTACGGAAGATAAATGGTCCCTGGTGTGCTCAGGAAAGTTtccctggagctgggaggttaGAAGCCAGATGAATAGGGCCCCACAAGGTTAGTCGCTTGCCCCAAATGAAACGCATCTCAGCGAAGGGCCGCACCGCAAGGCTGGGAGGTGCCTCTGTATTATACAACTGCTGAGCCAGCTGACCTGCCCCAGACCTTCACTGCGTGCGCCAGAGCCACACAGATGGAAACGGCAGGCCAGCTTTATCCCCCACGTGGCCCAACACAGGTAGGATGCTGACAGTGGTGTGCAATGCGGCCCGCCCGACCTTCCAAAGCGGAGGTACATCTTTACATCCTGCGGTCCTCTTCCGCCAGGGTTTTGTCCCCCAGGCCTACCCTCAGGAGTTAAGACATCGTCAGTTACAAATGACAGGGTCCCAACCCAACtggcatatacaaaaataaatacataatgacGGGGGGGGGGCTTAATGTTCCTGTAACAGACCCCAACGCCCATGGGTGATTCCAGCTCCAGTAACGTCCTTAGGATACAGGCTCTCCATCTCTCGGCTCCGCTTTTCTTTGTGTTTGCATCCTTTTCAAACATGCTGTCTTCCCCAGGCAGGGGGAGTGACAGTAGATGTCCCAGGTTAGCAACCCCAGCAAGAAGAGAGCTCCCACCTTCCCAGTCGTTCCAGCCCAAGTCCCCAGGCACTACCTCTCATAGGTCCAGATTGGATTATGGGTTTATCCTTGTCTCAATCTGTGTGGCTCTGATTGGCTACCTCTGGGCCTGTGCCCACCCTAGAGGCCAGTGTTGGGGTCATCCTCATGCAAACCTTGTGTACCGAGAATGGAGGAGGGATGGCCCCCCCAAAGAAAACTCGGGGGCCGTGACCTGTTGCTGGGCATGCAAAAACACCAGTTGTCACTACATTTCCCGGTAAATACCAAATGCATCCCATACTTGTGCTTGTATAGAGTACGCCTTCCATGCGTGCTGATTTATCACACGGTCTACTTGGAGACCCCTGCCTGGAGAGCAGGAGGTAGGCACACTTTTCAGGGTCATCACTGTGGCCCTGTTAGCAGGACTGTGGCAGGTCTCCCATCTGAAGTGCACGGATGTTGTTTCAGCTGTCACTATCGTTTGTGCCATCTATTCTGTCGGTCCAACTGACTTCTCTTTTGGAACTAGATATCCTTGACTGATTCGTAGAGACCTTCCTTCTCCTCTGGGGTAAATTATTAATCCCCTAAACTAACTACAAACATTCTCTTGTCTTTAATTTAGCCACGCCTGTTTTCCTGCAGGGAAGGCCTCTAAACTCCCTCCTGTCGGACAGCCCACCAGCCCGCTCTGGCTTTTCAGGGAAGACTGAAAGGACTGATGGTAGAGCGGGGAGCAGCCTTCTAACTACATTTGCTCTCCTTGACCCCTGGCACCAATTCCCGTGCAGCTGGAATATAAAAACACAGGTTTCCTCAAGGGCTAACACATCTTTTAGGTTTTCCATCCCCAGTCCTTCCAGCTGACCCatcccccttctccctctggcCAGTTTTACCCCATCCTCAGGCAGCGACAGCACCACTGCTCTTTTGCAAACTGCAGTCTTCCACACAGCATGTGCCAAGTTCAGCCCTCTCACCTGTGCCAGGCTGCTTCCATCAGGACAGCTCAACCCATTTGAGAGGGACAGTACAGACTTTCTGGGACACCAAGTCCACACACACAAATGGCTTATGAACTGAGGCTAAAGAACAACCTAGAGCTATGGCCTCTGAATGTTTCTGGATCATTGACATAAATCAAACCCAGAGTGTGTACCCTCACCATGTTTGTGTCTGCTTACATGTCACACGCATGTACTAATCTGAACTTTATAGCACACATACACAACTAGAATTTTTAAAcaagtaaaatgtatttaaataaggCTAAATGAAAATaggtttttatttaaatgattacaattatttattggaaaaattaaatagaagagATGCTACGGGTCTTTTTGGACATTCTCTACGATGTGTCTTATGAACCTCCTGGGGGCAAGAACCTGCAAGTTTGGGCACCACTGGCCTCCATCACAGCCCTGACAAGAGGTCTTCCAGAGCAGTGGGCAGCCCTCGTCCCGCTGCCTGACCGCAGGTGCCCAGCAGCCTCTGGGAACATGGAAACCCCCGTCATTCTACACTTGCTTGCTTACTGTCTTCCCACGTCCACATTCTACGTCCTCACCACCTTTTTGCCCTTCCTTATGCCATGTGTGTGCGTTCCTTTTCCGTGAAGCCTCCGGACCTTGCTGGTGGCCCCAAATAGTTTTGAGAGGTTTAAAAGTTCACTGATATTACACAGTGTGGAAATAGGCGCTCGGTCGACGTTTGAAGGAAGGTGGAACAAGGCCGAGCCCGGGCCCCGGAGTCTGGGTCGGTCGGACCCGGCTCTCGGGCTACAGGACTGGGCGCCCTGAGCAGGACCGTGGGCGAAACCCTGACCCCAGTCTCCCGCCACCAGCAGCAGCCCTCGGGCGTCCGAGCTCAGCTAACGTCTAAGCCTGTGTCCCAGTTCCCCCAGAGGTCACGGCGTGTTTGGGAATGACTGGGGTGCCTACGCGGAGCGAGTCGCCCCGGCGGCGACCGCACAAGGCTGGGACCCGCGGCTCGGTGGCCACACGAGTCCGCACCCGGTGCCGACCGACCGCCACCCGGAAGGCTGACAAGCCGGCGCGCGCGCGCCACCACGTCGCTCCCAGACACGCCACATCCGGTCGGGACCCGCCCCGGCCGCCAGAGGTGAGGAGGCCGCcgcggggtgggcggggcggggcctcgTCGGCTCGGGGCGGGGCCCCGGCGGGCCGAGCTCGCAGGCGTCCACCCGCCCTGCCGGCCGCGGAGGCAGGTGAGAGCCTCGGTCTGGGAAGGGCGGTTGGAAGGCGGCTTCTGGCCCCGGCCGGGGAAGGGCCACCACCGCGCGTTCGTGAGGCCTGGCGCGGCCGTGGGGACCGGGAGTGGCGTGAGAGACCCCGGGACTGCCCGGGCGGGTCGCCGGCCTGCAGGCTGCGGGGCTGCAGCGCGAACCCGGCGGCGGCGCGCTCCTTCTCCCCCCCCTCCCCGATTCCTGCCCGAGCTCTGATTGTGCCCCATCCGCCAACTTCTGGACTCCCAGGTAGGGAGGAGACCCGGGTCAGCACTGCCAACTGCCCTGACACCGAACGCTTGGCCCGTGTGGAAAAAGCCACCGGCCCGGGGTTCCCTCGCCTGCCTAGGGGCGCATCTGCCCAAACTCTAATGGTACCTCAAGCAGAAATAGTGGGGATCCGGGCCAGACCCCTCACGCAGTGACTCAAAGCCGCCAGCGGTACTGGAAGGACGGGGTGGATAGCCCTTCGCCTCCTCTGCCTCTGAGCTGGCTCACAGCACCCGGCGCCTTCAGTGCCGGGCGCCTTCATCCTTTCCCTGTGACTCCCTCTGgttttcctgcctccctcttcagtGGTGGGACTCAAGGCTGGATCAGGGCCTCCAGGGTAAGTGACGCAAACCCCAAgccaggagaggccatggcaTCCCAGGGTGGCACAGCGGAACTTCACCACCTACTTCCCCTGCTCCCCCGGCGTCGGtgaggggggggagggggcaggacccAACCCTGATGGGATCTAGAGAAGCAGGGGCCTCTTCCGAGACTGGGACAGCGTAGGATGTGACTCAGTcaacagtaatgatgaaaaatcactGTGCCCTCATCCTGGTTGCTCCAGTTCCTGCAGGTGATGTGGCAATCGGCTGCTGGCTGCCCAAACTGAGAAGTGGAAGGAGACAAACGTACTCCTTTCCCCCTGAGGCGCCCTGCCCTCCTAGAAACACTCCTCCTGTCACTGGTAGTTCAGGCTCTGCTAGGGCCATGTGTGGGCAGGGGAGGAGTCCCTGGACTTTGGCACAGTGGCTCTAGGAGCTCAAATTCTGGGACCGCCAGGGGAGTGGGAGCTCTGACAGAAGGAGGAGAACCCCCGGTGGACACGTGGCCCAATCTGATCCCTTCCTGCTGCCCCTTCCAGCAGCTCCCCTGGGGAGAGGGGACCTGTGCCCTCCCAGAACCCCCATCGCACCCCTGTCAGCAGGAAGGGTAGGCCAGGTGGCCATGCACAGCAATGCCGTTCATGCGCCAATGGTGAACATCAGCCCCTGGGGCCTTTGGCCTGGTGGCCACCCACTGCCCCACCCTTTGCCGGCTGCTCTCTGCCTGGCAGATGACACTCAAATGCCCTAACCTGCTCTCAGCGGGCCGGCTTCCTTGGCATCCCTGGGCAGTCCTTCAGAGATTTCGTCCCAGTGGTGGTACTGCTGCAGCTGCGTCTCAGAGCAGGTGGGGCACAGGCTAGGGGTGACAGGACTGAGGATGGCTCTCCCAGATCCTCTGGTATCGGGACATCTCCAGATGGTCACTGTGGTGGGCAAACCCAGGGAAATCAGCGCGTATCAGCGGGCTGAAGGCGAACTCCGACCTGTAGGTGGCCCCTCTGGGTGAGGGATGAGAAGCTTGATGCAGTTGCGACTGGGATGGGGGCAGCCGAATGGCACTCAAGGGCCAGCACTAGGCCTTCTGTTTCCATCCCCAGGCTCGCGGCAAGGGGCGCTGCCACGTCTCCGAACAGTGGGCTTCCAGATCCTGCGCTCCTGGGCTCACAGCTGCTCGCCTTCACCAGCCACCTACCTCTCTGTGTCCCTTCTCTCCTCAGGAAGAGCTCTGCTATCAAGGAAGGCAGCACAGGGCCAGGCCTTGCCCATGGACCCTTCTCAGGACAACCCGACGGCACCCGCAGAGCTGCTCTCCTAAGCCGCAGGGGGCCCGGGCTCCTCACCTTTTGGGAGGAGCCATGGTGTTTAGAAGGTGGCTGGGCCTGGGGGGTGGCAGTGTCTGCACGGGCCCCCGAGGCATGCTCAGGGCCAGCCTGCTGCTTCTCAGCCTGCTCTGGGGGGCGCGGGGCACAGCCAGCGCCAGTCTCAGCGCGGCTGTGGGCCGTACCGTGCCCCTGACAGGGCGCCGCTACCTGAGCATTGGGGATGGCTCCGTGACGGAGTTTGAGTTCCCAGAGGAGAGCGAGGGCATCATTGTGGTCTCAAGCCAGTACCCGGGCCAGGGCAACGGGACGGGGCCCAGCCCCGTGCTGAGGGTCACCTCCCTGGACACAGAGCTGCTGACCATCAGGAACGTGAGTGCCATAGCCTGGGCTGGTGGGGGCGGCTTCGTGGTGAGCATCCACTCGGGCCTGCCTGGGCTAGCGCCACTCCACCTCCAGCTCCTGGACCCCTGTGAGGCCCCGCCCACGCTGGTTGAGGAGCGGAGAGATTTCTGCATCAAGGTCTCACGTGCTGAAGACCCTGCCGCCCTTGGCACTGACTTGGCCCACTTCTCAGAGAACCCAGTACTCTACCTGCTCCTGCCTCTTATCTTTGTCAACAAGTGTTCATTTGGGTGCAAAGTAGAGCTCGAAGTTCTGAAGGGGCTCCTGCAGAGCCCCCAGCCCATGCTGCTGGGCCTCCTGGGCCAGTTTCTGGTTATGCCCTTCTATGCCTTTCTGATGGCTAAGGTCTTCATGCTGCCCAAGGCCCTGGCTCTGGGCCTCATCATCACTTGCTCGTCGCCCGGCGGCGGGGGGAGCTACCTCTTCAGCCTCCTCCTTGGGGGGGATGTCACCCTGGCCATCTCCATGACCTTCATCTCAACAGTGGCTGCCACCGGCTTCCTGCCGCTGTCCTCGGCCATCTACAGCCGCCTGCTCAGCAGCCACGAAACACTCCACGTGCCCATTTCCAAGATCCTGGGGACCCTGCTGTTCATCGCCATCCCCATAGCAGCGGGCGTGCTGATCAGGTCGAAGCTCCCCAGGTTCTCGCAGCTGCTGCTGCAGGTCATCAAGCCCTTCAGCTTCGTGCTGCTCCTGGGCGGCCTCTTCCTGGCCTGCCACATGGGGGTCTTCATCCTGGCGGGCGTCAGGCTGCCCATTGTGCTGGTGGGCCTCACAGTGCCCCCGGTCGGCCTCCTGGTGGGTTACTGCCTGGCCACGTGCCTGAAGCTGCCAGTGGCCCAGCGTCGGACTGTCAGCATTGAGGTCGGGGTGCAGAACAGCCTGCTGGCCTTGGCCATGCTGCAGCTGTCCCTCCGCCGCCTTCAGGCTGACTATGCCTCCCAGGCCCCCTTCCTTGTGGCACTGAGTGGCACCTCAGAGATGCTGGCCTTAGTTACTGGCCACTTCATCTATAGCAGTGTGTGTGCAGTTCCCTGAGGCCCCCCGGGTCAAGCTTTCGCCACCCCTagccccagcctccacccacGGCCCCCACAGTTCTGTGTACCAAAGGCCTTTAGTTCTCATGCACTCTATGCACTCAGAAAAATCCAGGCTTATTTTTTTTACTCGTTTTTTATTCTCCAGCTTTCAGTGCCAAAGAGGCCATGCTGAGTTCAGTAGGTGGGCACTGcctagaaaatatatttcaataaaagagaGAAGCAAGCTTGGGTCCCTTCCAGTCTTTGCCCTCTGAGgccggcgggcggcggcgggggggggggagggtgtgGCTGGGTAAGTGTGGGCCAGGGGGGAGGGCTGGCTTGGGTGACACGGTGACCTCTGCCCAGACTTTCTCTCTCAGCCCTTCTTACCCATGCATCCCCTCTGAGAGTTGGGTCTCTCTGTTCCAGAAGGAGCGGTGGGAAGATGAGAGCGGAGGACTGGCTCCCCCGCCCGCTCCCAAGCTCAGCTGATTTTCCATAGGCCGACTAGAAAGGAGGCAGCAGGAGGGCCGCGGGGCGAGCTCTGCAGGGCCGGGTCATCAGCGGACTCCTGAGAGGCAGGGAATCGGCCTCAGCGCCGACCTGTTCCGCCCTCGGGCAGTGAGCGGGGGCGAGCGAACCCCTGGCCCGCCTTCTCCCCAGAGTCCCAGCTCCCCGACTCCGCCGACCGGGCCCGACTAGTTCCTCCGCCCCTTCTCATCCCCGCGGGCTTCCCGGCTCAGTCGCCGCGGGGCCCGGGTCCAGGCCGGTCCCCGTGCTCCGGGGTGCGGGGGGGGGTTGCGGGGGCGCTGGGGAACGCGACACGGGGGGCGGGGCCGCGACGCCAGGCGCGCCCCTCGCGCGACTTCCGGCACCGGCAGCTGGTTCTGGCGCGCGCCCGGGGCGGCGGCGCGCGGCGGGGGTCTGTAGGGCTTCGCGCCGGCCGGAGTGGACGCCGCCGCGGCCGCCATGCATCTAACAGTGAAGGCGCTCCAGGGCCGCGAGTGCAACCTGCAGGTAGCGCCGCCGGTCCCCGCCGCCGTGCCGGCTCACGCGGTTGGCCCCTGGGCGCAGGGCCGGGCCGAGGGCGGGGACGAACCGGGCGGGCTGGCCGCTCAGGGGAAGCCAGGAGAGCCGCCCTCCGCGGGGGCTGCGGCCTCACCGCGTGCCTCTCACCCTCGGCCCGGCCAGGTGTCGGAGGACGAGCTGGTGTCCACGCTGAAACATCTGGTCTCCGAGAGGCTGAACGTCCCCGTCCGCCAGCAGCGGCTGCTGTTCAAGGGCAAGGCCCTGGCAGGTAACCGGGGAGAGGAGACGCCCGGGGAGCCCCGCGGGAAGTCAGGGGATGGGGCGTCCGGGCCGATCCCGGGCAGCAGTGGAGTGGAGGGGGCTCTGGCCACTTGACCCCCGGGGAGGCTGCATCCTCAGCCGGATGCCGCGGCGCTCCGCCTGGCCTCCCCGAGGCCTTTCCCACCACCGCGGGCCACAGCTCCATCAATCTCTCTCGGGCAGATGGGAAAAGACTCTCCGATTACAGCATTGGGCCCAATTCCAAGCTCAACCTAGTGGTCAAACCTCTGGAGAAGGTGTTACTGGAAGAAAGCAGCGCGCGGACAGTGGccgaggccccg
This window harbors:
- the SLC10A3 gene encoding P3 protein isoform X3; translation: MVFRRWLGLGGGSVCTGPRGMLRASLLLLSLLWGARGTASASLSAAVGRTVPLTGRRYLSIGDGSVTEFEFPEESEGIIVVSSQYPGQGNGTGPSPVLRVTSLDTELLTIRNVSAIAWAGGGGFVVSIHSGLPGLAPLHLQLLDPCEAPPTLVEERRDFCIKVSRAEDPAALGTDLAHFSENPVLYLLLPLIFVNKCSFGCKVELEVLKGLLQSPQPMLLGLLGQFLVMPFYAFLMAKVFMLPKALALGLIITCSSPGGGGSYLFSLLLGGDVTLAISMTFISTVAATGFLPLSSAIYSRLLSSHETLHVPISKILGTLLFIAIPIAAGVLIRSKLPRFSQLLLQVIKPFSFVLLLGGLFLACHMGVFILAGVRLPIVLVGLTVPPVGLLVGYCLATCLKLPVAQRRTVSIEVGVQNSLLALAMLQLSLRRLQADYASQAPFLVALSGTSEMLALVTGHFIYSSVCAVP
- the SLC10A3 gene encoding P3 protein isoform X2; protein product: MTLKCPNLLSAGRLPWHPWAVLQRFRPSGGTAAAASQSRKSSAIKEGSTGPGLAHGPFSGQPDGTRRAALLSRRGPGLLTFWEEPWCLEGRRYLSIGDGSVTEFEFPEESEGIIVVSSQYPGQGNGTGPSPVLRVTSLDTELLTIRNVSAIAWAGGGGFVVSIHSGLPGLAPLHLQLLDPCEAPPTLVEERRDFCIKVSRAEDPAALGTDLAHFSENPVLYLLLPLIFVNKCSFGCKVELEVLKGLLQSPQPMLLGLLGQFLVMPFYAFLMAKVFMLPKALALGLIITCSSPGGGGSYLFSLLLGGDVTLAISMTFISTVAATGFLPLSSAIYSRLLSSHETLHVPISKILGTLLFIAIPIAAGVLIRSKLPRFSQLLLQVIKPFSFVLLLGGLFLACHMGVFILAGVRLPIVLVGLTVPPVGLLVGYCLATCLKLPVAQRRTVSIEVGVQNSLLALAMLQLSLRRLQADYASQAPFLVALSGTSEMLALVTGHFIYSSVCAVP
- the SLC10A3 gene encoding P3 protein isoform X1 encodes the protein MTGVPTRSESPRRRPHKAGTRGSVATRVRTRCRPTATRKADKPARARHHVAPRHATSGRDPPRPPEEELCYQGRQHRARPCPWTLLRTTRRHPQSCSPKPQGARAPHLLGGAMVFRRWLGLGGGSVCTGPRGMLRASLLLLSLLWGARGTASASLSAAVGRTVPLTGRRYLSIGDGSVTEFEFPEESEGIIVVSSQYPGQGNGTGPSPVLRVTSLDTELLTIRNVSAIAWAGGGGFVVSIHSGLPGLAPLHLQLLDPCEAPPTLVEERRDFCIKVSRAEDPAALGTDLAHFSENPVLYLLLPLIFVNKCSFGCKVELEVLKGLLQSPQPMLLGLLGQFLVMPFYAFLMAKVFMLPKALALGLIITCSSPGGGGSYLFSLLLGGDVTLAISMTFISTVAATGFLPLSSAIYSRLLSSHETLHVPISKILGTLLFIAIPIAAGVLIRSKLPRFSQLLLQVIKPFSFVLLLGGLFLACHMGVFILAGVRLPIVLVGLTVPPVGLLVGYCLATCLKLPVAQRRTVSIEVGVQNSLLALAMLQLSLRRLQADYASQAPFLVALSGTSEMLALVTGHFIYSSVCAVP
- the UBL4A gene encoding ubiquitin-like protein 4A isoform X2; amino-acid sequence: MHLTVKALQGRECNLQVSEDELVSTLKHLVSERLNVPVRQQRLLFKGKALADGKRLSDYSIGPNSKLNLVVKPLEKVLLEESSARTVAEAPPPPPATWPLISKVLARHFSAADASRVLDQLQRDYERSLSRLTLDDIERLAGRFLHPEVTEAMEKGFSK